In Citrus sinensis cultivar Valencia sweet orange chromosome 2, DVS_A1.0, whole genome shotgun sequence, a single genomic region encodes these proteins:
- the LOC102611542 gene encoding protein RGF1 INDUCIBLE TRANSCRIPTION FACTOR 1: MVGCRLIIKKEKASDWLTTLLKSQFFGPCMDHLELKKNEKNVFCMDCNIGFCRNCEDNHSRHRRLQICKYVYQDVVRFQDMQKHLDCSKIQTYKINGEKAVHLNPRPQLKDAKPSTKSKTGGSCEACGRYIQELPNRFCSIACKLCVVPLSPKDQIQNGINITFPVEKIWNQESSTSEKESSLTQNDAASDDNRSGENPGLRPRTNISKRKGIPRRAHLIS; this comes from the exons ATG GTGGGATGCAGATTGATAATCAAGAAGGAGAAGGCAAGTGATTGGCTCACAACGCTGCTGAAAAGCCAATTCTTTGGTCCATGTATGGACCATCTGGAACTGaagaagaatgagaagaaCGTGTTCTGTATGGACTGCAATATTGGATTCTGTAGGAATTGTGAGGACAATCACAGCCGCCACCGCCGCCTTCAGATCTGCAAATACGTTTACCAAGACGTCGTTCGTTTCCAAGACATGCAGAAACATCTTGACTGCTCCAAAATTCAg ACATATAAAATCAATGGTGAAAAAGCTGTGCATTTGAATCCTCGGCCTCAGTTGAAAGATGCAAAGccatcaacaaaatcaaagaCTGGCGGTTCTTGTGAAGCTTGCGGAAGATACATTCAAGAGTTGCCGAATCGCTTCTGCTCCATTGCATGCAag CTCTGTGTTGTTCCACTGAGCCCCAAAGACCAAATCCAGAATGGCATTAATATCACATTCCCAGTTGAGAAAATCTGGAATCAAGAATCAAGCACAAGCGAGAAGGAATCGTCCCTGACGCAGAACGATGCGGCGTCCGACGATAATCGATCCGGCGAGAATCCGGGGTTGAGGCCAAGAACAAATATaagcaaaagaaaaggcaTCCCCCGCAGAGCTCATCTCATCAgttaa
- the LOC102628386 gene encoding binding partner of ACD11 1 isoform X2, giving the protein MSIKTLEVSNVSLVVSEEDIKEFFSFSGEIQYVEMRSESDTTQLVYVIFKDSQGADTALLLSGATIAGLPVTITHAQDYQLPPDAVSLKMEHEPPETDSAVKKAEDVVSTMLAKGFVLGKDAINKAKAFDEQHKLTSNASATVTSIDQKMGLSEKLSVGTAIVNEKLKEMDDHFQVSEKTKSAYAVAEQKASSAGSAIMSNRYVLTGATWVTSAFSRVTKAAEDVSMKTKVKVEKAEEEKKEGINTKKAEIINDLALANSVKSPEGDPPLAPIDSTDSKLGNI; this is encoded by the exons ATGTCG ATAAAAACACTCGAGGTTAGCAATGTTTCACTAGTTGTTTCTGAGGAGGATATCAAAGagttcttctctttctctggTGAAATTCAGTATGTTGAAATGCGAAG TGAGAGCGACACAACTCAGCTTGTCTATGTTATCTTCAAGGATTCTCAGGGGGCAGATACGGCACTGCTTCTATCT GGTGCCACCATTGCTGGTCTTCCTGTCACTATTACTCATGCCCAAGATTACCAGCTACCACCAGATGCCGTTTCACTGAAAATG GAGCATGAGCCACCTGAAACTGATTCTGCTGTTAAGAAGGCTGAAGATGTGGTAAGCACCATGCTTGCAAAGGGCTTTGTCTTGGGAAAGGATGCCATCAACAAGGCAAAGGCCTTTGATGAACAGCATAAATTGACATCAAATGCGTCTGCCACTGTTACATCCATTGACCAAAAGATGGGCTTGAGTGAAAAGCTAAGTGTGGGCACAGCTATAGTCAATGAAAAGTTGAAAGAGATGGACGACCATTTTCAAGTTTCCGAGAAGACGAAATCTGCCTATGCAGTTGCTGAGCAGAAAGCAAGCAGTGCAGGATCTGCAATCATGAGTAACCGTTATGTACTAACAGGAGCTACATGGGTTACAAGTGCATTTAGTAGAGTCACAAAAGCGGCTGAGGATGTGAGCATGAAGACCAAGGTGAAGGTTGAAAAGGCTGAAGAGGAGAAAAAAGAGGGCATTAACACCAAGAAGGCAGAGATAATCAATGACCTTGCACTGGCTAATTCTGTCAAGTCTCCGGAAGGAGATCCTCCTCTGGCTCCAATTGATTCAACTGATAGTAAGCTTGGAAATATATGA
- the LOC102628386 gene encoding binding partner of ACD11 1 isoform X1 gives MSVPTDHTGQSLAAVPLSNETTNWTIGVSEIKTLEVSNVSLVVSEEDIKEFFSFSGEIQYVEMRSESDTTQLVYVIFKDSQGADTALLLSGATIAGLPVTITHAQDYQLPPDAVSLKMEHEPPETDSAVKKAEDVVSTMLAKGFVLGKDAINKAKAFDEQHKLTSNASATVTSIDQKMGLSEKLSVGTAIVNEKLKEMDDHFQVSEKTKSAYAVAEQKASSAGSAIMSNRYVLTGATWVTSAFSRVTKAAEDVSMKTKVKVEKAEEEKKEGINTKKAEIINDLALANSVKSPEGDPPLAPIDSTDSKLGNI, from the exons ATGTCG GTCCCGACAGACCATACTGGGCAAAGTCTTGCAGCAGTTCCTCTGTCAAATGAGACAACAAATTGGACAATTGGTGTTTCAGAA ATAAAAACACTCGAGGTTAGCAATGTTTCACTAGTTGTTTCTGAGGAGGATATCAAAGagttcttctctttctctggTGAAATTCAGTATGTTGAAATGCGAAG TGAGAGCGACACAACTCAGCTTGTCTATGTTATCTTCAAGGATTCTCAGGGGGCAGATACGGCACTGCTTCTATCT GGTGCCACCATTGCTGGTCTTCCTGTCACTATTACTCATGCCCAAGATTACCAGCTACCACCAGATGCCGTTTCACTGAAAATG GAGCATGAGCCACCTGAAACTGATTCTGCTGTTAAGAAGGCTGAAGATGTGGTAAGCACCATGCTTGCAAAGGGCTTTGTCTTGGGAAAGGATGCCATCAACAAGGCAAAGGCCTTTGATGAACAGCATAAATTGACATCAAATGCGTCTGCCACTGTTACATCCATTGACCAAAAGATGGGCTTGAGTGAAAAGCTAAGTGTGGGCACAGCTATAGTCAATGAAAAGTTGAAAGAGATGGACGACCATTTTCAAGTTTCCGAGAAGACGAAATCTGCCTATGCAGTTGCTGAGCAGAAAGCAAGCAGTGCAGGATCTGCAATCATGAGTAACCGTTATGTACTAACAGGAGCTACATGGGTTACAAGTGCATTTAGTAGAGTCACAAAAGCGGCTGAGGATGTGAGCATGAAGACCAAGGTGAAGGTTGAAAAGGCTGAAGAGGAGAAAAAAGAGGGCATTAACACCAAGAAGGCAGAGATAATCAATGACCTTGCACTGGCTAATTCTGTCAAGTCTCCGGAAGGAGATCCTCCTCTGGCTCCAATTGATTCAACTGATAGTAAGCTTGGAAATATATGA
- the LOC102628688 gene encoding PHD finger protein At2g01810 has translation MDTLEHCDHILHGVVHCNGFGHLLSISGSKDGSNYLCEEQIMNLFDHLCTILHTQKISVHDVLVKRCMDLRLLHCVTYGCSWFGKWDYKFCHGSFGVTEHKYNRAIQILSSLELKRIIHDFGNTSRGRVIGKIIHLYMNASDTQLITISDLLQFLLSLSSKPTIQRKTALALAALSPNNSTKTTNDDKIPVEFDSLTSLTENSNCRWGVQRLEQAAKAIFTTLEQRNASTNSKAKISRRELRDEARKKIGDTGLLDFMIKHIHKIILDNRIVHRKINPATKLAEFALEDDANGEVIQTRTEPEYHIPTLMPGQDVYADVLTLYKNVLLGYPESHTVSLAARAILDCKNFAKEWQFKESEDDNLMRLKCRVSPSYNELATQLTRPLPPAELIVAPKDVTVDELKLIVECSLRDTYCMMEKVVVKEIKMGQNQVFWGAGDVWVRGWGLDLDTQLRFEGGADDWTVDCVCGAKDDDGERMVACDICQVWQHTRCNSIADNEAVPSVFKCRACTAAVAGEFVAYT, from the exons ATGGACACTCTCGAGCACTGTGATCATATCTTGCATGGCGTCGTCCATTGCAATGGATTTGGCCATCTTCTCTCCATCAGTGGAAGCAAAGACGGCTCAAACTATCTCTGTGAAGAGCAGATCATGAATCTATTTGATCATCTCTGCACAATTCTCCATACCCA GAAAATATCAGTGCACGACGTTCTAGTGAAGAGATGTATGGATCTTCGGTTGTTACACTGTGTTACATATGGATGCTCTTGGTTTGGCAAATGGGATTATAAATTCTGCCACGGTAGCTTTGGAGTTACAGAGCACAAGTACAATAGAGCAATCCAAATTCTAAGTTCGTTGGAGCTCAAGAGAATCATTCATGATTTTGGCAACACTAGCCGGGGCAGAGTTATAGGAAAGATCATTCATCTTTACATGAATGCAAGCGATACCCAATTGATCACCATTAGTGATTTGCTTCAGTTCTTGCTTTCTTTGTCATCGAAACCAACAATTCAAAGGAAAACAGCCTTGGCACTAGCCGCGTTATCTCCAAACAActcaacaaaaacaacaaacgACGACAAAATTCCAGTTGAATTCGATTCACTGACCTCTCTCACTGAAAATTCAAACTGTAGATGGGGTGTTCAAAGGCTTGAGCAGGCAGCAAAGGCAATTTTCACCACACTGGAACAACGCAATGCAAGCACAAACAGCAAAGCCAAAATTAGTCGTCGAGAATTGCGTGATGaagcaagaaagaaaattggCGACACGGGTCTGCTTGATTTCATGATTAAACACATACACAAAATCATATTGGACAATCGAATTGTTCATCGCAAAATAAACCCAGCAACCAAATTAGCTGAATTCGCTCTTGAAGATGATGCTAATGGAGAGGTAATTCAAACAAGAACAGAGCCAGAGTATCACATTCCAACGTTGATGCCGGGGCAAGATGTTTATGCCGATGTTTTAACATTGTACAAGAATGTGCTATTGGGCTACCCTGAGTCTCATACTGTGAGCTTAGCAGCTAGAGCAATCTTAGACTGCAAGAATTTTGCCAAGGAGTGGCAGTTTAAAGAAAGTGAAGATGACAACTTAATGAGATTAAAATGCCGGGTTTCGCCGAGCTACAACGAGTTAGCGACTCAGTTGACTCGGCCATTGCCGCCGGCTGAGTTGATTGTGGCGCCAAAGGATGTTACCGTTGATGAACTGAAACTGATTGTGGAATGTTCACTGAGAGACACCTACTGCATGATGGAAAAGGTCGTCGTGAAGGAAATAAAAATGGGACAGAATCAGGTGTTTTGGGGTGCAGGGGATGTTTGGGTGAGAGGCTGGGGGCTAGATTTGGATACGCAGCTGAGGTTTGAAGGTGGAGCTGATGATTGGACCGTTGACTGTGTATGTGGGGCTAAGGATGATGATGGGGAGAGAATGGTAGCTTGTGATATTTGCCAGGTGTGGCAACATACAAGGTGCAACAGCATTGCCGATAATGAAGCTGTTCCTTCTGTGTTCAAATGCCGTGCCTGCACCGCAGCCGTGGCTGGTGAGTTTGTAGCATAtacctaa
- the LOC102628386 gene encoding binding partner of ACD11 1 isoform X3: MRSESDTTQLVYVIFKDSQGADTALLLSGATIAGLPVTITHAQDYQLPPDAVSLKMEHEPPETDSAVKKAEDVVSTMLAKGFVLGKDAINKAKAFDEQHKLTSNASATVTSIDQKMGLSEKLSVGTAIVNEKLKEMDDHFQVSEKTKSAYAVAEQKASSAGSAIMSNRYVLTGATWVTSAFSRVTKAAEDVSMKTKVKVEKAEEEKKEGINTKKAEIINDLALANSVKSPEGDPPLAPIDSTDSKLGNI; this comes from the exons ATGCGAAG TGAGAGCGACACAACTCAGCTTGTCTATGTTATCTTCAAGGATTCTCAGGGGGCAGATACGGCACTGCTTCTATCT GGTGCCACCATTGCTGGTCTTCCTGTCACTATTACTCATGCCCAAGATTACCAGCTACCACCAGATGCCGTTTCACTGAAAATG GAGCATGAGCCACCTGAAACTGATTCTGCTGTTAAGAAGGCTGAAGATGTGGTAAGCACCATGCTTGCAAAGGGCTTTGTCTTGGGAAAGGATGCCATCAACAAGGCAAAGGCCTTTGATGAACAGCATAAATTGACATCAAATGCGTCTGCCACTGTTACATCCATTGACCAAAAGATGGGCTTGAGTGAAAAGCTAAGTGTGGGCACAGCTATAGTCAATGAAAAGTTGAAAGAGATGGACGACCATTTTCAAGTTTCCGAGAAGACGAAATCTGCCTATGCAGTTGCTGAGCAGAAAGCAAGCAGTGCAGGATCTGCAATCATGAGTAACCGTTATGTACTAACAGGAGCTACATGGGTTACAAGTGCATTTAGTAGAGTCACAAAAGCGGCTGAGGATGTGAGCATGAAGACCAAGGTGAAGGTTGAAAAGGCTGAAGAGGAGAAAAAAGAGGGCATTAACACCAAGAAGGCAGAGATAATCAATGACCTTGCACTGGCTAATTCTGTCAAGTCTCCGGAAGGAGATCCTCCTCTGGCTCCAATTGATTCAACTGATAGTAAGCTTGGAAATATATGA